A genomic region of Janthinobacterium lividum contains the following coding sequences:
- the hemP gene encoding hemin uptake protein HemP translates to MQSSKPALIQDAATAHVRPPVSMAQPARRITSEALLQQGREVEIEHSGKIYRLRVTQLNKLILTA, encoded by the coding sequence ATGCAAAGCTCAAAACCAGCCTTGATCCAGGATGCCGCTACCGCCCACGTCCGTCCTCCCGTCAGCATGGCCCAGCCGGCGCGCCGCATCACCAGCGAAGCGCTGCTGCAGCAGGGCCGCGAAGTGGAGATTGAGCACAGCGGCAAGATCTATCGTCTGCGCGTCACCCAGTTGAACAAGCTGATCCTGACTGCCTGA
- a CDS encoding DUF2325 domain-containing protein: MCDKDQSLPVISNCSSDGAETAALASRRRRLWELSHTCHCPLVGVGLPLGYLRKLVGKMTGGRVLADDYEVHVGAVTECGARNRLSEALQKELERRYAPVILRFRGAKTTEQVAQLWRTAVANGDVSGAFWAGLTHPRCDAELEEQMCRDLHMIQHQAGACVRADMSKFTALQEENARLAHELAKLQQRSQAALMEKTGELERQEAVLLRTRAEAIGKDSVIDGLRAELAQLQAAIPALESRTRLVERLAQMDEREKELRQQIVELKQAQPRPAAAAPPPAPKLEVPTGGKLKMPIRLVDQSVLCVGGRSGNVATYRALIERVGAQFAHHDGGLEDNANLLDSSLAAADLVICQTGCISHSAYWRVKDYCKRTGKRCVFIDNPSISSLARGLQEVSGEMEPAALDASD, from the coding sequence ATGTGTGACAAAGACCAGTCCTTGCCCGTCATCAGCAATTGTTCCAGCGACGGAGCCGAAACGGCCGCGCTCGCTTCGCGCCGCCGCCGGCTGTGGGAACTGTCGCATACCTGCCATTGTCCGCTGGTCGGCGTGGGCTTGCCATTGGGCTACCTGCGCAAGCTGGTGGGCAAGATGACGGGCGGGCGCGTGCTGGCAGACGACTACGAAGTGCACGTGGGCGCCGTGACGGAATGCGGCGCGCGCAACCGCCTGTCCGAAGCGCTGCAAAAGGAACTCGAACGCCGCTACGCTCCCGTCATCCTGCGCTTTCGCGGCGCCAAGACCACGGAGCAGGTAGCGCAACTGTGGCGCACGGCCGTCGCCAACGGCGACGTGTCGGGCGCCTTCTGGGCTGGCCTGACGCACCCGCGCTGCGATGCCGAGCTGGAAGAGCAGATGTGCAGAGACTTGCACATGATCCAGCACCAGGCCGGCGCCTGCGTGCGCGCCGACATGAGCAAATTTACGGCCTTGCAGGAAGAAAACGCGCGCCTGGCGCACGAACTGGCCAAGCTGCAACAGCGCAGCCAGGCCGCACTGATGGAAAAAACGGGCGAGCTGGAGCGCCAGGAAGCCGTGCTGCTGCGCACGCGTGCCGAGGCCATCGGCAAGGATAGCGTGATCGATGGCTTGCGCGCGGAACTGGCGCAATTGCAGGCCGCCATCCCGGCGCTGGAATCGCGCACGCGCCTGGTCGAACGCCTGGCGCAAATGGATGAGCGCGAAAAGGAATTGCGCCAGCAAATCGTGGAATTAAAGCAGGCCCAGCCACGCCCGGCCGCTGCCGCGCCGCCACCGGCGCCGAAGCTGGAAGTGCCGACCGGCGGCAAGCTGAAAATGCCGATCCGCCTGGTCGATCAAAGCGTCCTGTGCGTGGGCGGGCGCAGCGGAAATGTCGCCACCTACCGCGCCCTGATCGAGCGGGTCGGCGCGCAATTCGCCCACCACGACGGCGGCCTGGAAGACAATGCCAACCTGCTCGATTCGAGCCTGGCGGCGGCCGACCTGGTGATTTGCCAGACGGGCTGCATCAGTCACAGCGCCTACTGGCGCGTCAAGGATTATTGCAAGCGCACGGGCAAGCGCTGCGTCTTCATCGACAACCCCAGCATCTCCAGCCTGGCACGGGGCTTGCAGGAAGTCAGTGGCGAGATGGAGCCAGCCGCACTGGACGCCTCCGACTAA